CGCAGCCGCAGCCTGGAGGAATCGCTGCGGATCTTCACCGAGGCCGCGCCGAAGCGGGGCTGACGCCGGCGATGTCCCGTACACCCGCCCTGATGCTCCAGGGCACAGGCTCGGATGTCGGCAAGTCCCTGACCACCGCCGGCCTGTGCCGCGTCTTCGCGCGGCGCGGGCAGCGCGTGCGGCCGTTCAAGCCGCAGAACATGTCGAACAACGCCGCGGTGACCGACGACGGCGGCGAGATCGGCCGCGCCCAGGCGCTCCAGGCGCGCGCCTGCGGGGTGCGGCCAACGGTCCACATGAACCCGGTCCTGCTGAAGCCGGAGACGGACACGGGCGCCCAGGTGATCGTCCAGGGCCGCCGCGTCGGCACCTGGCGCGCGCGCGACTATATCGGCCGCAAGCCCACGCTGCTCGGCGCGGTGCTCGACAGCTATGCGCGCATCGCCGCCGAGGCCGACCTCGTGCTGATCGAGGGGGCCGGCAGCCCGGCCGAGGTGAACCTGCGCGCCGGTGACATCGCCAACATGGGCTTCGCCGAGGCGGCCGACCTGCCGGTCGTCCTGGTCGCCGACATCGACCGCGGCGGCGTCATCGCCGCCCTGGTCGGCACGCATGCGGTCCTGCCGCAGGCGGAGCGCGACCGGATCCGCGGCTACGTCATCAACAAGTTCCGTGGGGACCCGTCGCTGTTCGACGACGGCCTGCGGATCGTCACCGACCGCACCGGCTGGCCGTCGCTCGGCGTCGTGCCCTTCCTGCCCGACGCGGCGAAGCTGCCGGCCGAGGACGCGGTGGCGCTCGACCGCTCGGCCGAGGCCGATGCGGCACCGATCCGCATCGCCGTGCTGCAGCTGTCGCGCATCGCCAACCACGACGACTTCGACCCGCTGCGCCTGGAGCCGGACGTGGCACTGACGATGATCCGGCCGGGCCATGCGCTGCCCGGCGACGTCGACCTCGTCGTCATCCCCGGCACGAAATCGACCGCCGGCGACCTCGCCTTCCTGCGTGCGCAGGGCTGGGACGTCGACCTCGCCGCCCATCTGCGCCGCGGCGGTCGCATCCTCGGCATCTGCGGCGGCTACCAGATGCTCGGCCGGCGCCTGCACGATCCCGACGG
The DNA window shown above is from Constrictibacter sp. MBR-5 and carries:
- a CDS encoding cobyric acid synthase, whose translation is MSRTPALMLQGTGSDVGKSLTTAGLCRVFARRGQRVRPFKPQNMSNNAAVTDDGGEIGRAQALQARACGVRPTVHMNPVLLKPETDTGAQVIVQGRRVGTWRARDYIGRKPTLLGAVLDSYARIAAEADLVLIEGAGSPAEVNLRAGDIANMGFAEAADLPVVLVADIDRGGVIAALVGTHAVLPQAERDRIRGYVINKFRGDPSLFDDGLRIVTDRTGWPSLGVVPFLPDAAKLPAEDAVALDRSAEADAAPIRIAVLQLSRIANHDDFDPLRLEPDVALTMIRPGHALPGDVDLVVIPGTKSTAGDLAFLRAQGWDVDLAAHLRRGGRILGICGGYQMLGRRLHDPDGIEGPPGSVDGLGLLDVETVMRPDKRLTEAAGRHRATGTAVHGYEMHIGLTEGPAAAAPFLDLGGRADGAVSADGRVAGCYLHGLFRSDPFRHAFLAGLRPRAETGLAFDHAVEAALDALADHLERHLDIDALWRIAASRGESPT